The Desmonostoc muscorum LEGE 12446 genome includes a region encoding these proteins:
- a CDS encoding IS630 family transposase, whose protein sequence is MIIERLEKHLAPGKCIHYLCQDETRVGLKTLTGKVITAPGVKPTVAVKWERENFWIYGAIEPLTGQHFQQEYPQLNGDYFQQFLDWLSQQLGSDYAILQIDQAPAHISSAINWPENIIPLLQPPHAPELNPIERLWQFLKKSLKNELFSDLQDLRTRLQQLFEQLTSEQVISISSYNFILEALFYAASY, encoded by the coding sequence ATCATTATCGAGAGGCTAGAAAAACATCTAGCACCAGGAAAGTGTATTCATTATCTGTGTCAGGATGAAACCAGGGTGGGATTAAAAACTTTAACGGGAAAAGTAATTACGGCCCCTGGAGTCAAACCAACTGTAGCGGTGAAATGGGAAAGAGAAAATTTTTGGATTTATGGTGCAATTGAACCATTAACAGGACAACATTTTCAGCAAGAATACCCGCAGCTCAATGGTGACTATTTTCAACAGTTTTTAGACTGGTTATCGCAACAATTAGGTTCAGATTATGCAATTTTACAAATAGACCAAGCTCCTGCTCATATCAGTAGTGCGATTAATTGGCCTGAAAATATTATTCCCCTGCTGCAACCACCTCATGCTCCTGAGCTTAATCCCATTGAAAGGCTGTGGCAGTTTCTCAAAAAATCTCTCAAGAATGAACTGTTTTCTGACTTGCAAGACTTACGCACTCGCCTACAACAATTGTTCGAGCAATTAACATCTGAACAGGTGATTTCCATCTCTTCTTATAACTTTATTTTAGAAGCTCTTTTCTATGCAGCTTCATATTAA
- a CDS encoding helix-turn-helix domain-containing protein: MSRPFKIEIAESEAELKKRLQTANVGNQKEKLMMLWWIKNGQVHEQQEIGKRLALDTSTVTRWLQRYRVGGLDELLEIKKAPGAKRKIDEVAIAALTEELKTGKGFSSYGAIVEWLKKEQGLEVEYATVYALVRYKLGAKLKVPRPQSHKQDEKLVSEFKKNSVSLSRG, encoded by the coding sequence ATGAGCCGCCCTTTTAAGATTGAAATTGCAGAAAGCGAAGCAGAACTAAAGAAACGTCTACAAACAGCCAACGTAGGAAACCAGAAAGAAAAACTGATGATGCTGTGGTGGATAAAAAACGGGCAGGTTCATGAACAGCAAGAAATTGGAAAACGCTTGGCTCTAGATACATCAACTGTCACAAGGTGGTTACAAAGATATAGAGTCGGTGGACTAGATGAATTATTAGAAATTAAAAAAGCTCCGGGAGCAAAACGAAAAATTGATGAGGTAGCGATCGCGGCACTAACAGAGGAGTTAAAAACAGGAAAAGGCTTTAGTAGCTATGGTGCAATAGTGGAGTGGTTAAAAAAAGAACAGGGGCTGGAAGTAGAGTATGCAACAGTATATGCGTTAGTGAGATATAAATTAGGAGCAAAACTCAAAGTACCACGTCCGCAAAGCCATAAGCAGGATGAGAAGTTAGTATCTGAGTTTAAAAAAAACTCGGTATCATTATCGAGAGGCTAG
- the ppsA gene encoding phosphoenolpyruvate synthase, whose product MAIVSTSTLSQSSKERSLILWFDEVGIHDIPLVGGKNASLGEMIQQLTPKGINVPTGFATTAYAYRYFIESAGLEAKLRKLFADLDVEDVKNLRERGKKARSLLIHTPFPVELREAIAAAYQSLCEKYNAETDVAVRSSATAEDLPDASFAGQQETYLNVVGAQGVLAACHKCFASIFTDRAISYRHTKGFDHFSIALAVGVQKMVRSDLATSGVMFSIDTETGFKDAALITAAYGLGENVVQGSVNPDEYYVFKPTLKTGFRPIIDKKLGSKELKMIYDDGSKFTKNVSVPFRERGKFALSDAEILQLATWACLIEDHYSQVHDIYTPMDIEWAKDGITNQLFIVQARPETVQSQKKGNVLRSYRLLLGNREWGIGNGEKSSHSQLPTPHSPLPLITGRAIGEAISQGKVRLILDVQKLEQFQAGEVLVTERTDPDWEPIMKRASAIVTNSGGRTCHAAIIARELGVPAIVGCGNATDILKTGQEVTISCAEGEEGKVYPGLLPFEVEEVPLENLPRTRTQILMNVGNPQEALSLSAIPNDGVGLARTEFIIANQIQVHPMALINYDLLKDEFVKAKIANLTTLYDEKPQYFVDKLAQGIGRIAAAFYPKTVIVRTSDFKSNEYANLLGGQQFEPEEENPMLGWRGAARYYDEGYREAFALECQALKRVREEMGLTNVIPMIPFCRTPDEGRLVLAEMAKNGLKQGVNDLQVYVMCELPSNVIMAEEFAEVFDGFSIGSNDLIPILYEAAYNRVNKLDK is encoded by the coding sequence ATGGCGATAGTATCTACAAGCACTTTATCTCAATCTTCTAAGGAGCGATCGCTCATTCTTTGGTTTGATGAAGTTGGTATTCATGATATTCCCTTAGTCGGTGGGAAAAATGCATCACTAGGTGAAATGATTCAACAATTAACACCCAAGGGCATTAATGTGCCTACAGGATTTGCTACCACCGCTTATGCTTATCGTTATTTCATCGAATCAGCGGGGTTAGAAGCAAAGCTACGCAAATTATTTGCTGACTTGGATGTTGAGGATGTAAAAAATTTACGAGAACGGGGAAAAAAAGCGCGATCGCTATTAATCCACACCCCATTTCCTGTAGAATTGCGAGAGGCGATCGCCGCAGCTTATCAAAGTCTTTGCGAAAAATACAATGCAGAGACAGATGTTGCAGTCCGTTCTAGCGCCACCGCCGAAGACCTCCCGGATGCGAGTTTTGCCGGACAACAGGAAACTTACCTGAATGTCGTCGGTGCCCAAGGAGTTTTAGCAGCTTGTCATAAATGCTTTGCTTCTATATTTACAGACCGCGCCATTTCTTATCGTCACACCAAGGGATTCGATCACTTTAGCATTGCCCTTGCCGTTGGCGTACAAAAAATGGTGCGTTCTGATTTAGCAACCTCTGGAGTAATGTTTTCCATTGACACAGAAACCGGTTTTAAAGATGCGGCGCTAATTACAGCCGCCTACGGTTTAGGTGAAAACGTTGTCCAAGGGTCAGTAAATCCAGATGAATATTATGTTTTTAAACCAACTTTAAAAACAGGTTTTCGCCCAATCATTGATAAAAAATTGGGCAGCAAAGAACTGAAAATGATTTATGATGACGGCTCAAAATTTACGAAAAATGTCTCTGTTCCTTTCAGAGAAAGAGGGAAATTTGCCCTCAGCGATGCAGAGATTTTACAATTAGCAACTTGGGCATGTTTAATTGAAGACCATTATTCCCAAGTCCACGATATTTACACCCCAATGGATATCGAGTGGGCAAAAGATGGAATTACTAACCAACTTTTTATCGTCCAAGCACGTCCTGAAACTGTGCAATCGCAGAAGAAGGGAAATGTGTTGCGGAGTTATCGGTTGTTATTGGGGAATAGGGAATGGGGAATAGGGAATGGGGAAAAATCTTCCCACTCCCAACTCCCCACTCCCCACTCCCCACTCCCTCTTATTACTGGACGGGCCATTGGGGAAGCAATTAGTCAAGGGAAAGTACGTCTAATTTTAGATGTTCAAAAACTCGAACAGTTTCAAGCTGGGGAAGTTTTGGTAACAGAAAGGACTGACCCCGATTGGGAACCAATTATGAAACGTGCCAGTGCAATTGTCACCAATTCTGGTGGTAGGACATGTCACGCCGCAATCATTGCGCGAGAATTGGGTGTACCTGCGATCGTTGGATGTGGCAATGCTACAGATATTTTGAAAACGGGTCAAGAAGTAACAATTTCTTGTGCCGAAGGCGAAGAAGGAAAAGTTTACCCAGGTTTATTACCTTTTGAAGTTGAAGAAGTCCCTCTAGAAAACTTACCCCGTACCCGCACGCAAATTTTAATGAATGTGGGTAATCCCCAAGAAGCATTGAGTTTATCAGCAATTCCCAACGATGGAGTCGGTTTAGCACGGACAGAATTTATTATTGCTAACCAAATCCAAGTTCATCCAATGGCATTGATTAATTATGATTTATTAAAAGATGAATTTGTTAAAGCTAAAATTGCTAATCTCACCACACTTTATGATGAAAAACCTCAATATTTTGTGGATAAATTAGCCCAAGGTATCGGCAGAATTGCCGCAGCATTTTATCCGAAAACAGTGATTGTACGAACGTCAGATTTTAAGAGTAATGAATATGCAAATTTGTTAGGTGGTCAACAATTTGAACCCGAAGAAGAAAACCCTATGCTCGGTTGGCGGGGGGCGGCGCGTTACTATGATGAAGGTTACAGAGAAGCTTTCGCTTTAGAATGTCAAGCCCTGAAGCGGGTACGGGAAGAAATGGGTTTGACCAATGTCATCCCCATGATCCCTTTTTGTCGCACTCCCGATGAAGGGCGGTTAGTGTTAGCAGAAATGGCAAAAAATGGTTTAAAGCAAGGTGTTAATGACTTGCAAGTTTATGTGATGTGTGAATTGCCCAGCAATGTGATTATGGCTGAAGAATTTGCTGAGGTGTTTGATGGCTTCTCCATTGGTTCCAATGACCTAATACCAATTTTATATGAAGCTGCATATAATAGAGTGAATAAACTGGATAAATAA
- a CDS encoding DUF6345 domain-containing protein: MKRFISLSIAAAFLSTSPSLAQTTPITKAPKKAEQTLAQNTLPSQLPIYNVTQSGASEQSAKALADFLGLRASPIGKNGILRYLDPEKFQKIPTKSIVTKVGEPDEDGQKTVAEGIDFTALKNTRILDNEKALARTKEALQKAGLVLIGGNASIGHSNFEAISVKGEKVVSTPLDTQVNYSFVLNRLKLVGPGAKVKFVFNGEGTVTQLFYAQRTLQQGKTVGIISQADADKLATTAYQKQGALGRLQLKSELVYYAPSLELVNAKQILPHYLYSGTASVKGQQVVLRQILIPAVPNSAPKVEIAASSQDSTISAKANVSGGTGPYTYVWSSSTTALDPKLAQSGASIQYKVERRQKGLVAPEIVSVTVTDANGLSVQASQTVQVTTASVVPTLPELTSLKSLGRVDVGIEWIGVSQGLGGSAGNAGGFVTRFSAEGIPVQFKFGDFSAWERDFKESTLGGNDRNYVDDVDLVFYTGHANGNGFTFSSSQDDGFLDIPSEGRWGDRDLEWIILAACGPLQAVEGGVSISRLFPAFKGLHILNGYSTVSNDNTDEGRLFANYILRSPFLWWFNPLKIREAWAQTAVDVQPSSVYYGFMGVYGSGGVSSYNDYFWGKGSVSPDLRGSNIYGFWIVRAPS; encoded by the coding sequence ATGAAACGTTTTATTTCCTTGTCGATTGCGGCAGCTTTCTTATCTACTTCGCCGAGTTTGGCACAGACAACACCAATCACTAAAGCACCAAAAAAAGCCGAACAAACTTTGGCACAAAACACACTGCCAAGCCAATTGCCTATTTACAACGTTACACAAAGTGGCGCTTCTGAACAATCTGCTAAAGCACTTGCTGATTTTCTTGGGCTACGTGCTAGCCCCATTGGGAAAAATGGTATTTTGCGTTATTTAGACCCAGAGAAATTTCAAAAAATACCAACCAAATCAATTGTCACGAAAGTTGGTGAACCAGATGAGGATGGACAGAAAACAGTTGCTGAAGGTATTGATTTCACTGCCTTGAAAAACACCAGAATTTTGGATAACGAAAAAGCTTTAGCTCGTACCAAAGAAGCACTCCAAAAAGCTGGTTTAGTGCTGATAGGTGGTAACGCATCTATAGGACATTCAAACTTTGAAGCTATTAGCGTCAAAGGTGAAAAAGTAGTCAGCACTCCTTTGGATACTCAGGTAAACTACAGTTTCGTCTTAAATAGACTCAAATTGGTAGGGCCGGGAGCAAAAGTTAAATTTGTTTTTAATGGCGAAGGAACTGTGACCCAGCTATTTTATGCCCAACGTACTTTACAACAAGGTAAAACAGTAGGCATCATATCACAAGCAGACGCAGACAAACTAGCAACAACTGCATATCAAAAACAGGGTGCTTTAGGTAGACTGCAACTAAAATCGGAACTTGTCTATTATGCTCCTTCCTTGGAATTGGTGAACGCCAAGCAAATTTTGCCGCATTATCTCTACAGTGGCACTGCAAGCGTTAAAGGACAACAGGTAGTGCTGCGGCAAATTCTGATTCCAGCTGTTCCCAATAGCGCACCTAAAGTAGAAATTGCTGCCAGCAGCCAAGACTCAACAATTAGCGCCAAAGCAAATGTCAGCGGTGGAACAGGGCCATATACCTACGTTTGGAGTTCTTCAACCACCGCACTCGATCCGAAACTAGCCCAGAGTGGAGCATCAATACAGTACAAAGTCGAAAGACGGCAAAAAGGCTTAGTAGCACCAGAAATTGTTAGTGTCACCGTCACTGATGCTAACGGGCTGAGTGTGCAAGCAAGTCAAACAGTACAAGTAACAACTGCCTCAGTTGTGCCAACATTGCCCGAACTTACATCATTAAAAAGCTTGGGACGAGTGGATGTCGGTATTGAGTGGATTGGTGTATCTCAGGGGTTAGGTGGTTCGGCGGGGAACGCTGGTGGTTTTGTCACACGTTTCTCGGCTGAGGGTATCCCAGTGCAGTTTAAGTTTGGTGATTTCAGTGCTTGGGAGAGGGATTTTAAAGAATCCACTTTGGGTGGCAACGATCGCAACTACGTAGATGATGTAGACTTGGTATTCTACACTGGTCACGCTAACGGCAATGGTTTCACCTTTTCCAGCAGTCAAGACGACGGTTTTTTGGACATTCCCTCAGAGGGTCGCTGGGGCGATCGCGATTTAGAATGGATTATTCTTGCAGCTTGCGGTCCATTGCAAGCAGTTGAGGGTGGTGTATCAATCAGCCGTTTGTTCCCTGCATTTAAAGGACTGCATATTTTGAATGGTTATTCTACCGTCAGTAACGATAATACTGACGAAGGTCGATTATTTGCGAATTATATACTGCGAAGCCCTTTCCTGTGGTGGTTTAATCCGCTGAAAATCAGGGAAGCATGGGCGCAAACAGCAGTTGATGTCCAGCCAAGTAGCGTCTACTACGGCTTCATGGGCGTCTACGGTTCTGGCGGTGTCAGCAGCTACAATGATTACTTCTGGGGTAAGGGGTCTGTTAGCCCTGACCTCCGGGGTAGCAATATTTACGGTTTTTGGATAGTGCGTGCGCCTTCCTAA
- a CDS encoding class I SAM-dependent DNA methyltransferase, whose protein sequence is MNEWYKEDLAFIHDVGFRDYALKSAPGILKILAENKISDGLVVDLGCGSGLWAQELIKANYDVLGVDISESMINIARTRVPNAEFRIESLFQTEIPPCNAVTSISECLSYVFDEDSDLVQLFHRIYNALTPGGVFIFDISQTGQVTPGTTTKGFTEGEDWIVLVEKHEDGEEKTLTRRIITFRKVGEYYRRDDEVHHQRLYDTATITNQLQQVGFEVQTTRSYGEYQLSLGHAVFIARKAG, encoded by the coding sequence ATGAATGAGTGGTACAAAGAAGACCTGGCTTTTATTCATGATGTCGGTTTCCGTGACTATGCTCTCAAGTCTGCTCCCGGCATACTAAAAATCCTGGCTGAAAACAAAATATCTGATGGACTAGTGGTTGATTTGGGTTGCGGTAGCGGCTTATGGGCGCAAGAACTTATCAAAGCTAATTATGATGTTTTGGGAGTCGATATTTCTGAGTCGATGATTAATATTGCCCGAACTAGAGTCCCAAATGCTGAGTTTCGCATCGAATCGCTATTTCAAACAGAGATTCCGCCGTGCAATGCTGTGACATCGATTAGTGAATGTCTCAGCTATGTATTTGACGAAGATAGCGACCTTGTTCAGCTGTTCCACCGCATATATAATGCCTTAACTCCTGGGGGTGTATTCATCTTCGACATTTCACAGACGGGACAAGTTACACCAGGAACCACAACCAAAGGATTCACTGAAGGAGAAGACTGGATAGTACTCGTTGAAAAGCACGAGGATGGGGAAGAAAAAACTTTGACTCGTCGAATTATCACCTTCCGCAAAGTAGGCGAATACTATAGACGAGATGACGAAGTACACCACCAGCGGTTATACGACACAGCAACGATTACAAATCAACTCCAGCAGGTAGGGTTTGAGGTTCAAACCACACGTAGTTATGGTGAATACCAACTATCACTGGGTCATGCGGTGTTTATTGCACGTAAAGCCGGATAA
- a CDS encoding type II toxin-antitoxin system RelE family toxin has product MYEVLLHPDAQKVYINADKALAKKIARCLQQLEQTPQLHPNIKALKGDYAGYYSNPI; this is encoded by the coding sequence ATGTATGAAGTTCTTCTCCATCCTGATGCTCAAAAGGTTTATATTAATGCTGACAAAGCTCTAGCTAAGAAAATTGCTCGATGTTTGCAGCAGTTAGAGCAAACTCCCCAGTTGCACCCCAACATTAAAGCCCTTAAGGGAGATTATGCAGGGTACTATAGCAATCCGATTTGA
- a CDS encoding type II toxin-antitoxin system RelE family toxin, protein MEDELVQVFVVAIAHRSEVYES, encoded by the coding sequence ATAGAGGATGAACTAGTACAGGTATTTGTTGTGGCGATCGCCCATCGCAGTGAGGTGTATGAATCGTGA
- a CDS encoding tetratricopeptide repeat protein yields the protein MFNEELLDDEGENQDAYDDLIVSIEAQNQGLNLLIAVCDDPNFRDEIITRYEAELQSNFHTYRVILARHEPSLKAALNQLVEQEEYLRQRQPAVITVTGAEQLYFLRLGKEQSEQEKFFGYLQWTREGLRDFPFAIVLWVTNQILINLIKKAPDFWSWRNGVFRFASKKTNAIAGKELEPIRFVFRDTELASTDTNENNAFFLPIQDLQRLIDNIEQERGTKDPTLATLYSRLGDIYRSRLERGESQNYQEEQELAIKYWRQAIELQNELGLQIDLAANFNNLAGLYRATGRYSEAEPLYQQALQLRKRLLGENHPAYATSLNNLAGIYKSTGQYSKAELLYQQALELRKRLLGENHADVVASLNNLALLYDEQGRYDEAEPLYLRSLEIAKSLLGENHPSFALILNNLALLYYHQGRYTEAEPLSQQAIELDKQFLGEENPDVATDLHNLGLIYRAQGRYNEAESLFLQSLEVKQRVLQKAHPLLADTIYALGYLYREQGRYEEAEVLCIKALELDKLLLGENHPNVAESLNNLAEIYRATGRYIEAESFYLQALEICQRVWGVEHVRCVAMRENLAKVGVEMGGS from the coding sequence ATGTTCAATGAAGAATTATTAGATGATGAAGGAGAAAATCAAGATGCATATGATGATTTAATTGTTTCTATTGAAGCTCAAAACCAGGGATTAAATTTACTGATTGCTGTTTGCGATGATCCTAACTTTCGTGACGAGATTATTACTCGATATGAAGCTGAACTTCAATCTAATTTTCATACATATCGAGTGATATTAGCACGTCATGAGCCGAGTTTAAAAGCTGCTCTCAATCAACTGGTTGAGCAAGAAGAATATCTCCGTCAGCGTCAGCCGGCGGTAATTACTGTAACGGGTGCTGAACAACTTTATTTTCTCAGATTAGGAAAAGAGCAATCAGAACAGGAAAAATTTTTTGGTTACTTACAGTGGACAAGGGAAGGATTGCGCGATTTTCCTTTTGCAATTGTGCTTTGGGTAACTAATCAAATTTTAATCAACTTGATTAAAAAAGCTCCTGATTTTTGGAGTTGGCGTAACGGTGTATTTCGGTTTGCATCTAAAAAAACTAATGCTATTGCTGGTAAAGAATTAGAACCTATACGCTTTGTTTTTCGAGACACAGAATTAGCCAGCACAGATACTAATGAAAATAATGCTTTTTTCTTGCCTATCCAAGATTTACAAAGGCTGATTGATAATATCGAACAGGAACGCGGAACTAAAGACCCCACCTTGGCTACTTTATATTCAAGATTGGGCGATATTTACCGCAGCAGATTAGAACGGGGTGAGTCTCAGAATTATCAAGAAGAACAAGAATTAGCAATCAAGTATTGGCGTCAAGCCATTGAATTGCAAAATGAATTAGGTTTGCAAATAGACTTAGCTGCTAATTTCAACAACTTAGCAGGATTATATCGCGCAACAGGACGCTACAGTGAAGCTGAACCACTATATCAACAAGCTTTGCAATTAAGGAAACGCTTGTTGGGAGAAAATCATCCTGCTTACGCTACTAGTCTGAATAATTTGGCAGGAATTTACAAATCTACGGGACAATATAGCAAAGCAGAACTTCTCTATCAACAAGCTTTGGAATTGAGAAAACGCTTATTGGGAGAAAATCATGCTGATGTCGTCGCTAGTCTCAATAATTTGGCATTATTATATGATGAACAAGGACGTTATGATGAGGCAGAACCTTTGTATCTGCGATCGCTAGAAATTGCTAAAAGTTTGCTAGGGGAAAATCATCCTTCTTTTGCTTTGATATTGAATAATTTAGCGCTACTTTATTATCATCAAGGACGCTACACTGAAGCTGAACCTTTGTCGCAACAAGCAATAGAATTAGATAAGCAATTTTTGGGTGAAGAAAATCCTGATGTGGCGACAGATTTGCACAATTTAGGTTTGATATACCGCGCTCAAGGACGCTACAATGAGGCGGAATCTTTGTTTTTGCAATCTTTGGAAGTGAAGCAGCGTGTTTTACAAAAGGCGCATCCGCTGTTAGCAGATACTATCTATGCTTTGGGTTATTTGTATAGGGAACAGGGACGTTATGAGGAGGCGGAAGTTTTATGTATAAAAGCCTTGGAACTTGATAAGCTGTTGTTGGGAGAAAATCATCCTAATGTTGCCGAAAGTCTGAATAATTTAGCGGAAATTTATCGGGCAACGGGGCGTTATATTGAAGCAGAATCTTTTTATTTGCAAGCGTTGGAGATTTGTCAGCGAGTTTGGGGTGTTGAGCATGTTCGGTGTGTAGCGATGCGGGAGAATTTAGCAAAGGTTGGGGTGGAAATGGGGGGGAGTTAA
- a CDS encoding ATP-binding protein, producing MSKELLISFQSAYSNLELFPLMERNEMEKFRVEYGDDLIADLNQLVEDSPNKDGKIVFTGHRGCGKSTLLAEFSRQIQNKYFVVLFSIADKIEMSAVNHINILFAIAVNLMAEAEARRVDIPQSTKEALYKWFATRTRTEELNLQLEAEIGFDLLKLISSKLKADASVRDEIKQEFERKISDLVARINEIAALIQTATKQDVLVIIDDLDKLDLGRVNEIYKDNIKALCQPNFRIIYTIPIAVLRETFISTIIATETNDQIVAMPVLKIFEKGKNRFLSAQPRPEATKILGEVLRKRITSELIAPETAEKIVIYSGGVLRELIRISKECCRICLRMIRRNPNAEVIIDDKILAQAINKIRNDFSIRLGKVDIDILQSVYEQFMPNDPKQAEFLDLLHGLYVLEYRTEETWYDVHPIIIESLKRQGAINVQ from the coding sequence GGTGATGATTTAATTGCAGACCTCAACCAATTAGTTGAAGATAGTCCCAATAAAGATGGCAAAATTGTCTTTACAGGACATCGCGGTTGTGGTAAGTCAACTTTGTTGGCTGAATTTAGCAGGCAAATTCAAAATAAATATTTTGTAGTCCTATTTTCTATTGCTGACAAAATTGAAATGTCGGCAGTTAACCATATAAATATTCTGTTTGCCATTGCAGTTAATTTAATGGCAGAGGCAGAAGCACGCCGAGTTGATATTCCTCAAAGTACTAAAGAAGCTCTTTATAAATGGTTTGCTACCCGCACTCGCACTGAAGAATTAAATTTGCAGCTAGAGGCTGAAATAGGTTTTGACCTGCTCAAGTTGATTAGCTCTAAATTAAAAGCTGATGCTAGCGTCCGCGATGAAATTAAACAAGAGTTTGAGCGCAAAATATCAGATTTAGTCGCTAGAATTAACGAAATTGCTGCTTTGATTCAAACTGCTACTAAACAAGATGTTTTAGTCATTATTGATGATTTGGATAAACTCGATTTAGGCAGGGTTAACGAAATTTACAAGGATAATATTAAAGCTCTCTGCCAACCAAATTTTCGGATTATCTACACCATTCCTATCGCAGTTCTTCGAGAAACATTTATCAGCACAATAATTGCTACAGAAACTAATGACCAAATTGTAGCAATGCCTGTCCTCAAAATCTTTGAAAAAGGTAAAAATCGCTTTCTTAGCGCTCAACCGCGTCCCGAAGCAACAAAGATTCTCGGTGAAGTTTTACGCAAGCGAATTACTAGTGAATTAATAGCACCAGAAACAGCTGAAAAAATTGTTATTTACAGTGGCGGCGTATTGCGAGAGTTAATTCGCATTTCTAAGGAGTGTTGCCGTATTTGTTTACGGATGATTCGACGAAATCCCAACGCCGAAGTTATCATTGATGATAAAATTCTCGCCCAAGCAATCAATAAAATTCGCAATGACTTTTCCATACGTTTAGGAAAAGTTGATATAGATATTTTGCAAAGTGTTTATGAACAATTTATGCCCAATGACCCGAAACAAGCTGAATTTTTGGATTTGCTACATGGTTTATATGTCTTAGAATATCGCACCGAAGAAACATGGTACGATGTTCATCCAATTATTATCGAAAGTTTAAAAAGACAGGGAGCCATAAATGTTCAATGA